ATCTGATCCACACTTAGATTTCACTCAAAATGAAAAACAATTgaatgaagagagagattaagtgaaATTCAAGCGTGGATCAGGCATCGCATGAGAGGGAGAATGGTTCACGTACGAGGACCTAATCTGGATTCCATTTCTCTGtctttaaggctatgtttggtagccaagagaagaaaagaaaagaaaaaaagaatctagaaaagaaaatgaaagaaaagaaaagaaatggtgagaaaataaaaagagtatgtctATTtcgttaccaagagaagaaaataaaagaaaagaaaaaaattcaaaaaaatttgaattttaagagagagatagacacataggaaatcattgtgtaatcattcattttttgtctaattatgttttcatattttctcatgttttcttgtgtttttggtaagaaaagtTTTGGGGcggcaaaagaaaattttacaattcccaaggggaattttgaatttgaaaaggggaatcttcTCATGGATAAAGACATACCAAGTCCAAAGAAAAATCCTTAACtaaaggaaaaaagtacaatttttttgtacttttttcttttcttttcttctcttggctaccaaacacagcctaagggaATCTAATAGCATTGGTGTGTTTAATAACTTCACTAGTTTGGGTTGCCATCTCAATATTGCCATGAAATTTGAAACAAAGGAAATCTAACACAACAAATTATTAATCGTTGTGTATATTAATTCGGGACTCGGCCGTCGCATGAAGGAAGTTGGCAAAGTCTTTGATGAGgttttggagaagatcattGATGAGCACATAAACAATCCTAAAGACAGTGAAGATAACCAGAAGGACTTCATTGATGTGATGCTATCTTTGATGGTGGATTCAAAACATAAGAATATTGTAGAACAAGAACAAGGCTACATGATCGATCGGACTAGTATAAAAGCAATTATTTTAGATATGATTGTGGCTGCAACAGACACAACTTCTGTCACAGCTGAATGGACCCTTTCTGAACTCTTAAGGCATCCTAAGGTGATGAAAAGGCTTCAGGAAGAGTTGATGAATAAAGTTGGCATAGATCGACAAGTGGAGGAAAATGATTTAGTTAAGCTAGAGTACTTGGACATGATGGTGAAGGAAACCATGAGGCTTCATCCTGTTGCTCCATTCTTATTGCCCCATGAGCCTTTGGAAGACATAACAATCAATGGATACCATATACCAAAGAAGTCTCGTGTGATTATAAATGCATGGGCAATTCAAAGGGACCCTAATGTGTGGTCGACTTATGATGATGctgaaaaattcttaaaagtgATTCATCTTAAAAGGATAtttctaaaatttatatttttaaataatttaaaagtgattcatcttaaaaaaaatatggtttttccattaaaaaaaaaaaatcaccccaCAATTTTGCATTGAAGAATAATTTGTAGTATGGCTCAAATTATGTATTCATGAGGAAAAAAGTTTTCttcttaagtttgaaaatttgactttccttccctttaaatttctcttgcaaccaaacatagtcttAGTATTCAATTAAAATGGGAACCaattcatttctcatttttaaaATAGTGCCCAAACTCTGAGGGGAAAAAATCTAACATTGAGAGAATCAGCCAATCAGATGTTTaaaatttgttatttatttatttcatattaataaaatattttatgcaCATTCATGTATGTGTACAATCTTGCCTTCACTCGTTGGATGGAAGAGAGAGGGGATGTTTAAATAAGCGGTGTGACCTTTGCCTTATTgcatgtttttttaattaatttaaataaatagaaaaaatatttgtgagGGAGTGCATAATGACCACCATGCCCCTCCCAAAAGAAGCATAGAGCTCTCGGACAGATAACACTTGCCTATACTGAAAAatgtttctctctctgtctctctctccctgtaAGGCATGAGAGATacccttctaccaaaaaaacccaaaaacataaaaagcGCATGGGAGATTCCCCAAAGTTATGTCATGTGAAACCTTCTCTCATTTATTAC
This DNA window, taken from Macadamia integrifolia cultivar HAES 741 unplaced genomic scaffold, SCU_Mint_v3 scaffold2219, whole genome shotgun sequence, encodes the following:
- the LOC122066079 gene encoding cytochrome P450 71AU50-like; the encoded protein is MKEVGKVFDEVLEKIIDEHINNPKDSEDNQKDFIDVMLSLMVDSKHKNIVEQEQGYMIDRTSIKAIILDMIVAATDTTSVTAEWTLSELLRHPKVMKRLQEELMNKVGIDRQVEENDLVKLEYLDMMVKETMRLHPVAPFLLPHEPLEDITINGYHIPKKSRVIINAWAIQRDPNVWSTYDDAEKFLKPPTREKELNRRCRSSSTCLRYQEQWPGLGSFTYIHVREYSLVSPYWRNVGKMCTVELLAAAKVDSFKNMRREEVGLFVKSLKDESGAVVDVSSKVGSLIEDMTL